In a single window of the Agrobacterium vitis genome:
- a CDS encoding efflux RND transporter permease subunit, whose amino-acid sequence MAKFFIRRPIFAWVIAIVIMLGGGLAITSLSISQYPEIAPPSVRISATYTGASADTVKKTVTQIIEDGMTGLDGLTYMTSSSTSGSSSITLTFDNSIDPDMAQVQVQNKLQLVESQLPSSVQTNGIEVTKSTSSILLVGALVSTDGKRTSAELGDIFSAQIEDQVKRLEGVGNINAFGSAFAMRVWLDPFKLRKFQLTPADVTSAIEAQNTQVSVGSVGGLPAVEGQQINITMTAQSQLTTVSDFERIILKVDTSGANVRLSDVARVEIGQETYSSTSRSNRQAASGFAVNLATGANALDTASRVKAKLAQIAPALPKNVNIIYPYDTTPFVSLSIEKVVHTLIEAIVLVFFVLLIFLQNLRATFIPMIAVPVVLLGTFGILALTGYSINTLTMFAMVLAIGLLVDDAIVVVENVERIMSEEGLPPLEATQKSMGEITGAIVGIALVLTAVFVPMAFFGGSTGIIYRQFSITIISAMLLSAVVAIVLTPALCATILKPIDKSHKKTTGPAAWFNRNFDRTTNGYVWSIGHLLRRPLRLLLIFAVLVGGCAWLFLRLPSSFLPQEDQGVLMTIVQLPNGSTSAQTGEVMKKVEDYLLDKESSVVDSVFAVNGFSFNGSGQNYGLVFAKLKDFDLRKKPDMAAGAIVQRAMGYFMTIREAQVFPILPPAIQGMGNSSGFSLYLVDNGNHGSEALSIAAKQLLAQANSSGVITAMRPNDRDEESQVKLILDQEKLSAMGVTISDANSMLTTIFAGTNVNDFTLNNKIKKVYVQGDAPYRMQAEDIKYWDARNSSSEMVPFSSFTDAKWVNGLPSISAFNAVTAFSLDGSAAPGVSSGDAMNEVERLVSKMDGGYTVAWQGISYQERLSGSQAPLLYALSVLIVFLCLSALYESWSIPFSVIMAVPIGILGAVAAATLMGQDNDVYFKVGLLTTIGLAAKNAILIVEFAKERQEHGLSLMDATLEAARLRLRPIIMTSLAFILGVVPLAIATGAGSAAQNAIGIGVLGGMLSATLLGIFFVPSFFVIVRRASNRAKAKEELLQAEQKR is encoded by the coding sequence ATGGCAAAATTCTTCATACGGCGACCGATTTTCGCCTGGGTAATCGCGATCGTGATCATGCTTGGCGGCGGGCTTGCCATTACCAGCCTGTCGATCTCGCAATATCCGGAAATCGCACCGCCTTCGGTCCGCATCAGCGCCACCTATACCGGTGCCAGCGCCGATACCGTCAAGAAAACCGTTACCCAGATCATCGAGGACGGTATGACCGGCCTGGATGGCCTGACCTATATGACATCGTCATCCACGTCGGGATCGTCATCCATCACGCTGACCTTCGACAACAGCATCGATCCGGATATGGCCCAGGTCCAGGTGCAGAACAAACTGCAATTGGTGGAATCGCAGTTACCGTCCTCGGTGCAGACGAACGGCATCGAAGTGACGAAATCGACCTCCAGTATCCTGTTGGTCGGAGCCCTCGTATCCACGGATGGCAAGCGCACATCGGCAGAGCTCGGCGATATCTTTTCCGCTCAGATCGAAGACCAGGTAAAGCGCCTGGAAGGCGTCGGCAATATCAATGCCTTCGGCTCCGCTTTCGCCATGCGCGTCTGGCTCGATCCCTTCAAGCTGCGCAAGTTTCAGCTGACTCCCGCCGATGTTACCTCAGCCATCGAAGCGCAGAATACCCAGGTCTCCGTTGGCTCGGTCGGCGGTCTTCCGGCCGTCGAAGGACAGCAGATCAATATCACCATGACCGCTCAGAGCCAGCTGACAACCGTGTCGGACTTCGAGCGAATCATCTTGAAAGTCGATACCAGCGGCGCAAACGTCCGCTTGAGCGACGTCGCCCGGGTTGAAATCGGCCAGGAAACCTACTCGTCCACCTCAAGGTCAAACCGGCAGGCAGCTTCCGGCTTCGCGGTCAATCTTGCGACAGGCGCGAACGCCCTGGACACTGCTTCGCGTGTGAAAGCGAAATTGGCGCAGATCGCACCAGCCTTGCCGAAAAACGTCAACATCATCTATCCCTATGACACGACACCGTTCGTCTCCTTGTCGATCGAAAAGGTCGTTCATACCCTGATAGAAGCCATCGTGCTGGTGTTCTTCGTCTTGCTGATCTTCCTGCAAAATCTGCGAGCGACGTTCATTCCGATGATTGCCGTGCCCGTCGTGCTGCTCGGAACCTTCGGCATTCTGGCGTTGACGGGATATTCGATCAACACGCTGACCATGTTCGCCATGGTGCTTGCCATCGGTCTTCTCGTCGATGACGCTATCGTCGTCGTTGAAAATGTTGAGCGGATCATGTCCGAGGAGGGCCTTCCTCCCCTGGAGGCGACCCAGAAATCCATGGGTGAAATCACTGGCGCCATCGTCGGCATCGCTCTGGTGCTGACGGCCGTGTTCGTTCCCATGGCGTTTTTCGGTGGCTCGACCGGCATTATCTATCGTCAGTTTTCGATCACCATCATCTCGGCAATGCTGCTTTCTGCGGTTGTCGCTATCGTCCTGACACCTGCGCTTTGCGCGACGATACTGAAACCGATCGACAAGAGTCATAAGAAGACCACCGGTCCAGCCGCATGGTTCAATCGCAATTTCGACCGCACGACCAATGGCTACGTCTGGTCCATTGGTCATCTGCTGAGGCGCCCGCTCCGGCTTCTCTTGATATTCGCGGTCCTGGTCGGCGGTTGCGCCTGGCTGTTCCTGCGCCTGCCCTCTTCCTTCCTGCCACAGGAAGACCAGGGCGTGCTGATGACAATCGTCCAGCTGCCGAATGGCTCGACCTCGGCACAGACGGGCGAAGTGATGAAAAAAGTCGAGGATTACTTGCTCGACAAGGAATCCAGCGTTGTCGACTCGGTTTTCGCCGTCAATGGTTTCAGCTTCAACGGAAGTGGCCAGAACTATGGCCTGGTTTTCGCTAAGCTGAAGGATTTCGACCTGCGCAAGAAGCCGGATATGGCCGCTGGTGCCATCGTCCAGCGCGCGATGGGCTATTTCATGACCATTCGTGAAGCGCAGGTCTTTCCAATCCTGCCACCGGCCATTCAGGGCATGGGTAACTCCAGTGGTTTTTCCTTGTATCTCGTCGATAACGGGAACCACGGCTCTGAAGCACTGTCTATTGCCGCCAAACAACTGCTTGCGCAGGCCAATAGCAGCGGTGTTATCACCGCCATGCGCCCGAACGACCGCGATGAGGAAAGCCAGGTCAAGCTTATCCTCGACCAGGAAAAGCTCAGCGCCATGGGCGTGACGATTTCCGACGCGAACTCAATGCTGACGACCATTTTCGCTGGCACCAATGTCAACGACTTCACGCTGAACAACAAGATCAAGAAGGTCTATGTGCAGGGCGATGCCCCCTATCGTATGCAGGCCGAGGACATAAAATATTGGGATGCCCGCAATTCGAGCAGTGAGATGGTGCCCTTCTCATCGTTCACGGACGCAAAATGGGTCAACGGGCTGCCTTCGATTTCGGCTTTCAACGCTGTCACGGCCTTCTCACTCGACGGGTCGGCGGCACCCGGCGTCAGCTCCGGTGATGCCATGAACGAAGTGGAGCGGCTGGTTTCCAAGATGGATGGCGGCTACACCGTCGCCTGGCAGGGCATTTCCTATCAGGAAAGACTGTCGGGATCGCAGGCGCCTCTGCTCTATGCCTTGTCGGTGTTGATCGTCTTCCTGTGCCTCTCGGCATTGTATGAAAGCTGGTCGATCCCCTTCTCGGTCATCATGGCCGTGCCAATCGGCATTCTCGGCGCCGTCGCGGCGGCAACGCTGATGGGTCAAGACAACGACGTCTACTTCAAGGTCGGACTACTCACCACGATAGGTCTGGCGGCCAAGAACGCCATTCTGATCGTCGAGTTTGCCAAGGAACGGCAGGAACACGGATTAAGCCTGATGGATGCGACCCTGGAGGCAGCAAGACTGCGTCTTCGGCCGATCATCATGACATCGCTCGCCTTCATTCTTGGTGTCGTTCCGCTGGCAATCGCCACTGGCGCGGGCTCTGCAGCGCAGAACGCAATCGGCATCGGCGTACTCGGTGGTATGCTTTCTGCAACACTGCTCGGAATTTTCTTTGTTCCATCCTTTTTTGTCATTGTCAGACGCGCTTCAAACCGTGCAAAAGCCAAAGAAGAGCTGTTACAAGCTGAGCAGAAACGATAG
- a CDS encoding efflux RND transporter periplasmic adaptor subunit, producing the protein MARHLNLSSIILVAALALSGCSDDGKKQAGGPGGPGGPGGERPPSPVSVLAIKKSTAPLTTVLSGRAEAFQTADIRPRVGGVIKQIAFKEGSFVKAGDLLYKIDEDTYRASLDEAKATLEKSEASVPAAQANLQRYERLANTGASQKEYEDAQTTLLQAKASVSESRASLQTAQINLDLTSVKAPFDGVTSATNYSIGNVVTASQTDSLMTLRQINPIYIKLNESSVNLLRLRAAIKAGNLKRNSGNADADTTDIRLTMEDGTEYPHVGKIDMSEMAVSTTTGTVSVRTLFDNPDDLILPGMYVRATITVGEEEGYLIPQRAASRNANGDLTAKFVNSDNKVETRTFPSSKLSGNSWLVNDGVKDGDQLILDGFQSITDNATVKPVPAQIDSKGFVVVPAGAAPAKEAPKS; encoded by the coding sequence ATGGCCAGACATCTCAACCTGTCATCCATTATTCTCGTGGCGGCGCTTGCGCTGAGCGGATGCAGCGATGACGGGAAAAAGCAAGCCGGCGGCCCGGGTGGACCAGGGGGTCCCGGAGGCGAAAGACCGCCAAGCCCAGTCAGCGTTCTCGCGATTAAAAAATCCACAGCACCGTTGACCACCGTATTGTCTGGCCGTGCAGAAGCTTTCCAAACCGCTGACATTCGTCCACGGGTTGGCGGCGTGATCAAGCAAATCGCCTTCAAGGAAGGCAGCTTCGTCAAGGCTGGCGATCTGCTCTACAAGATCGACGAGGATACCTATAGGGCCTCATTGGACGAAGCCAAGGCGACCTTGGAAAAATCAGAGGCGAGCGTACCGGCTGCCCAGGCAAATCTCCAGCGCTATGAGCGACTGGCCAATACCGGTGCATCGCAAAAAGAATATGAAGACGCCCAAACGACGCTGCTCCAGGCAAAGGCATCCGTGTCTGAATCGCGCGCCTCTCTTCAGACCGCGCAGATCAATCTGGATCTGACCTCGGTAAAGGCGCCTTTCGATGGCGTCACATCGGCAACCAATTATTCGATCGGCAACGTGGTTACGGCCAGTCAGACGGACTCGTTGATGACCCTCCGCCAGATCAATCCGATCTATATCAAGCTGAACGAATCCAGCGTGAATCTCTTGCGCCTGCGCGCCGCCATCAAGGCCGGAAACCTGAAGCGCAACAGCGGTAACGCGGATGCCGACACGACGGATATCCGTCTGACGATGGAAGATGGCACGGAGTACCCGCATGTCGGCAAGATCGACATGTCGGAAATGGCCGTCAGCACCACGACCGGCACAGTTTCCGTTCGCACATTGTTCGATAATCCCGACGACCTCATTCTGCCGGGCATGTATGTCCGTGCCACCATTACCGTCGGTGAGGAGGAAGGCTATCTCATTCCTCAACGCGCTGCGTCCCGCAATGCGAACGGCGACTTGACCGCGAAATTCGTCAATTCCGACAACAAGGTCGAAACCCGAACATTCCCAAGCAGCAAGTTGTCTGGCAACAGCTGGTTGGTTAATGACGGCGTCAAGGATGGCGATCAACTGATCCTCGACGGCTTCCAGTCGATTACCGATAACGCGACCGTCAAGCCAGTCCCTGCTCAAATCGATTCCAAGGGTTTTGTCGTCGTGCCTGCCGGAGCAGCGCCCGCCAAGGAAGCACCGAAATCATGA
- a CDS encoding TetR/AcrR family transcriptional regulator: MTAPKSTGKPIGRGAGKQQPCRPRRSRRPAAETRQEILRAAEELFRQRGYQQVAMADIAAELEMSPANVFKHFHSKTALVDAIATAHLEKLMAGLADLEMLSTPQMKLLQMAEQLLTKLLQDVCVNPHLFKMIVLTTDLELTAADLYREKICAIFENIVLEGVATGDFFVRDPHHTASVIATALEGVIHPLSITREKPEILHIRCRDLIGLVTTALQNPLAK; encoded by the coding sequence ATGACAGCGCCAAAAAGCACTGGCAAACCCATCGGACGAGGCGCTGGCAAGCAGCAACCATGCCGCCCGCGCAGGTCACGTCGTCCGGCGGCTGAAACGCGCCAGGAAATCCTCCGCGCAGCGGAGGAGCTGTTTCGCCAGCGCGGGTACCAACAGGTAGCGATGGCGGATATCGCAGCAGAGCTGGAAATGTCTCCGGCCAATGTATTCAAACATTTTCATTCCAAAACAGCGCTGGTCGACGCGATCGCGACGGCCCATCTCGAAAAACTAATGGCCGGGCTCGCCGACCTGGAAATGCTTTCTACACCACAGATGAAGTTGCTGCAGATGGCCGAGCAGCTCCTGACAAAACTGCTGCAGGACGTTTGCGTCAATCCGCACCTGTTCAAAATGATCGTGCTGACCACCGATCTGGAACTAACCGCCGCCGATCTGTACCGGGAAAAGATTTGCGCGATTTTCGAAAACATCGTCCTTGAAGGCGTGGCGACGGGCGATTTCTTCGTACGCGATCCGCATCATACTGCATCCGTCATTGCCACCGCTTTGGAAGGGGTTATCCACCCCCTTTCAATCACGCGGGAAAAGCCCGAGATTCTTCATATTCGCTGCCGGGATCTGATCGGCCTGGTGACTACCGCACTGCAAAATCCACTTGCAAAGTGA
- a CDS encoding phosphoribosylaminoimidazolesuccinocarboxamide synthase — translation MRILKEAFFPELPNYYRGKVRENYDLPDGSRIIISTDRLSAFDRILACIPYKGQVLTQTARYWFEQTADICPNHVIAYPDPAIVIGKRLTILPVEVVVRGYLAGTTGTSILTLYKKGQRTMYGMTLPDGMRDNQKLPQAIITPTSKEFDGGHDAPLTPAEIIDNGLLTPDQWQQLSQYALALFARGQQKAAERGLILVDTKYEFGTDEAGNILLADEIHTPDSSRYWIAETYEQAFAQGTRPASFDKDFVRSWVAERCDPYKDNIPEIPPELVEATSKVYIQAYEAITGLTFQADNSGETPFDRVKANLFSYLDRR, via the coding sequence ATGCGCATTTTGAAAGAAGCTTTTTTTCCCGAGCTTCCCAACTATTATCGCGGCAAGGTCAGAGAAAATTACGATCTGCCGGATGGCAGCCGTATCATTATATCGACAGATCGTTTGAGCGCTTTCGACCGTATCCTGGCTTGCATCCCTTATAAAGGTCAGGTCCTGACGCAAACGGCGCGCTACTGGTTTGAACAGACCGCCGATATTTGCCCCAACCATGTCATTGCCTATCCCGATCCTGCCATTGTCATCGGCAAACGGCTGACGATCCTCCCCGTGGAAGTGGTGGTGCGCGGCTATCTGGCCGGCACGACCGGAACATCGATCCTGACGCTCTATAAGAAGGGGCAGCGAACGATGTATGGCATGACATTGCCGGACGGCATGCGTGACAATCAGAAACTGCCGCAGGCGATTATTACGCCGACCAGCAAGGAATTTGACGGTGGTCACGATGCACCGCTCACACCAGCTGAGATTATCGATAACGGCCTGCTGACGCCTGATCAATGGCAGCAGCTTTCCCAATATGCGCTGGCTCTTTTCGCTCGCGGCCAACAGAAGGCGGCTGAACGCGGCCTTATTCTCGTCGATACCAAATATGAATTCGGCACAGACGAGGCCGGTAACATCCTTCTGGCCGATGAGATCCATACACCAGATAGCAGCCGTTACTGGATTGCCGAAACGTATGAGCAGGCCTTCGCCCAAGGAACCCGGCCGGCGAGCTTCGACAAGGACTTCGTGCGGTCCTGGGTGGCGGAACGATGCGATCCATATAAGGACAATATTCCGGAAATTCCGCCGGAACTGGTCGAGGCAACCTCCAAAGTCTATATCCAGGCCTATGAAGCCATCACAGGATTGACGTTCCAGGCCGATAATTCCGGTGAAACACCCTTTGATCGCGTGAAAGCAAATCTCTTTTCCTATCTCGACCGGCGCTGA
- a CDS encoding energy-coupling factor ABC transporter permease: protein MHIEVGIIDPARIALANAAALSLVASQLPALWRHPLMLPKTALAAVAFSIMMQVWHLPVGPSELHLIGATTIYLLFGFTPAMLGFALGLVLQAFLFEPGDIPHLGVNALSLMLPMMVVHYTFGKRLFSGEVGKRFNLARVLGLDATYYAGVSAMVGFWLAISNDGLAFADWGRWVVAYAPVFAIEACITFAVVLAVRRIRHLRVTSQITEIDRLTFA from the coding sequence ATGCATATAGAAGTCGGGATTATCGATCCGGCCAGGATAGCGCTTGCCAATGCCGCAGCGCTGTCACTGGTTGCCTCTCAGCTACCTGCACTTTGGCGTCATCCCCTGATGCTCCCTAAGACGGCGCTCGCCGCCGTTGCTTTCTCAATCATGATGCAGGTCTGGCATCTGCCAGTAGGGCCATCGGAATTGCACCTGATCGGTGCGACCACAATTTATCTTCTCTTCGGCTTTACACCCGCCATGTTGGGCTTTGCGCTTGGTCTCGTATTACAGGCATTTCTGTTCGAGCCGGGGGACATTCCTCATCTCGGCGTTAACGCCCTGTCGCTGATGCTGCCGATGATGGTGGTGCATTATACCTTTGGGAAGCGTCTTTTTTCCGGAGAAGTTGGCAAGCGCTTCAATCTCGCCAGAGTGTTGGGGCTGGATGCCACCTATTATGCCGGGGTTTCGGCCATGGTCGGTTTCTGGCTGGCTATTTCCAACGACGGGCTTGCCTTTGCCGATTGGGGACGCTGGGTCGTTGCTTATGCACCGGTATTTGCCATTGAGGCATGCATCACGTTTGCAGTCGTGCTCGCCGTACGGCGGATACGGCACCTTCGCGTCACCAGCCAGATCACCGAGATCGACCGTTTGACCTTTGCCTGA